In the genome of Siniperca chuatsi isolate FFG_IHB_CAS linkage group LG17, ASM2008510v1, whole genome shotgun sequence, one region contains:
- the LOC122863949 gene encoding forkhead box protein Q1-like, with the protein MQNRTERFGAQLPLFVPASSSQQHLFRKSTTYLAKIAVVLQDAPGKMLTFAQLMDRLVPLISEDRKSVENNIRVCLSTNKCFVKIPVVPDSLDSKRNYWKLDPSQITAKMVRRHFKGILQLFPELASKVETERCSALHSPEPASCKAVQIRCEVKFSSPFSIESLLKRDSPSARASRASPLSSVPVRVEHTHGHRVGTQRSFSWGSEEPLLLQASAGSSSICSAGGSTHHGLTANGASKPIKRMHVCTEPSFPVYTRATAAAYFTSPHSSYITCSVPSFTHDALCFWL; encoded by the exons ATGCAGAACAGGACTGAGAGGTTCGGAGCTCAGCTGCCTCTCTTTGTTCCAGCCAGCAGCTCTCAGCAACATCTGTTCAGGAAGAGCACCACCTACCTGGCTAAGATCGCTGTCGTCCTCCAAGACGCTCCAGGCAAGATGCTCACTTTTGCTCAG TTGATGGACAGACTGGTGCCATTAATCTCTGAAGACAGAAAATCTGTTGAGAACAACATCAGAGTCTGTTTATCaaccaacaaatgttttgtcaag aTTCCAGTGGTCCCAGATTCACTGGACAGTAAGAGAAACTACTGGAAACTGGACCCCAGTCAGATCACAGCAAAGATGGTGCGGCGTCACTTCAAAGGAATCCTGCAGCTCTTCCCTGAGCTGGCCTCCAAAGTGGAAACAGAGCGCTGCTCAGCTCTCCACTCTCCTGAACCTGCATCCTGCAAAGCTGTTCAGATCAGATGTGAGGTGAAGTTCAGCAGTCCTTTCTCCATCGAATCCCTCCTGAAGAGAGACAGTCCCTCGGCTCGggcctccagagcttctcctctGTCCAGTGTGCCGGTCAGAGTGGagcacacacatggacacagagTTGGGACACAGAGGAGCTTCAGCTGGGGCTCTGAggagcctctcctcctccaagCTTCAGCTGGAAGTTCCTCCATCTGCTCAGCAGGGGGCAGCACACACCATGGACTCACTGCTAATGGAGCTTCTAAGCCCATCAAGAGGATGCATGTGTGCACTGAGCCTTCATTCCCCGTTTACACAagagccactgctgctgcttattTCACCAGCCCACACAGCAGTTACATCACTTGTTCTGTACCATCATTTACCCATGATGCCCTCTGTTTCTGGCTGTAA